GAAGCCGCTCACCGGGAGCGTTGTCGCCCACCAGGTCGGCGCTGGCATCGTCAAATGGGACACGCCGGTCATCGCCCACTTGCCCTGGTTTCGGCTCAGCGATCCCTGGATCACAGACCACGTCACGATCGGCGATATGTTCAGCCATCGCTCCGGTCTTCCCGACCATGCGGGCGATGATCTGGAGGACTTGGGACATGGCCGGCGGCATGTGCTCGAGCAGCTCCGCCTGCTGCCTCTCCACGGCTTTCGCCAGATCTACAACTACACGAATTTCGGCATGACAGCCGCCGCGGAAGCGGTGGCGCAGGCATCGGGTAAGCCGTGGGAGATCCTGGCCGAAGAGGTTCTATACGAGCCGCTCGACATGGCCTCGACCAGCTCGCGCTTTGCCGATTTCGAAAAGCAGGCGAACAGGGCCATCGGGCACGTCAAGGTCGGGAACGATTACGAACCGAAATACCAGCGCTTGCCGGACGAACAGTCGCCGGCCGGCGGCGTGAGTTCCTCCGTACGCGATCTCGCCCGCTGGATGACGATGATCCTGCAAAACGGGCGCTTTGAAGGGCGAGAGATCGTCCCCGAAGCGGCACTGCTGCCGGCACTGACCGCCCAAATGATCGCCGCGCCCTCGGCCACGGTCGATGCCCGGCCCGGATTCTACGGATATGGCATGGGCGTTGGCGTTTCGCCCAGTGGACGCATGATCCTCAGCCATTCCGGCGCGTTCGCCCTTGGCGCGAGCACCTATGTCGCGATGATCCCCTCCGCAGATATCGCCATCGTGGTGCTGACGAATGCATCGCCGAGTGGAGCGGCCGAGGCGCTGGGTGCCTCATTCGCTGACCTCGTCGAGTTCGGCAAGATCACGCGTGACTGGTTTCCCGCCTATGCGGCTCGGCTGGCGAGCGTCACGGCGCCGGTGGGTACGCTGATCGGAAAGTCGCCGCCCGCCGATCAGAAGCCGGCTGCGCCCCTCGCTTCATATGCGGGCGCTTACGGCAACGACTATTTTGGCAACGCGGTCATTGCCGTGGTGGGGAACGAGCTGGAGCTGATGATCGGCAAGGCGCCCACCAAGTACAGGCTGACCCACTGGAACGGCGACGTCTTTGCTTTCCACCCATCTAGCGAAAATCAACCTGACGGTTCGGTGGCGGCGCTTACGTTCGAGCGGAATGCCGGCGGCACGGCCACGGCATTCACGATCGATTATCTCGACGAGAATGGCTTGGGCCAGTTCGTACGCCGCTAGGCAATCGTCCGTGTGTCACGTCGGCACGCGCCCGTCCAGATGCGGCAGCAGGACCACGCTTTCCTGCTCGTTGGGGTCGGTGCGGGCGATCACGGCGCTTGCCGGCTCGTCGCTGAGATTGGCCGGAAGGTGCGGCATGCCGGCGGGAATGTAGAAGAGGTCTCCAGCCTTGACGACCACGTGCTGCTCGAGCTCGTCGCCAAACCAAGTGTGGACCTCGCCGCTCAGCACATAGATCGCGGTCTCGTGATTCTCGTGGAGATGCGCCTTGGCGCGGCCGCCGGGCGGCATCGTGAGGAGATGCATGCAGATGCCCGAGGACCCGACCGTTTCCGCGGCGATCCCTTGGAAATAGCTGAGGCCCTGCTTGCCGTCATAGGTATGGGTCGGGCGAACGATGCGGCAGGTGGGTTTCGATGGAGTGGCCAAAAGGATCCTCCATATCCACATAGTGAATCGGAATAGAAGCCTAGAACGGGTCCGGTCTGGCCGCAATGCTGCCGGCCAGATCGCAGTGGAAGAGGAGATCGGTCGTGAGCGGCGAGGTGCGGGACAATCCGGACAGGAGCAGGTTCGAGCTCGAGGTCGATGGGCAGATCGTTCGCGCCGATTACCGCCGGCACGGCTCCAGTGTCATCATCACCCATGTGGAAGCACCGCCGTCGCTTCGTGGCACCGGAGCGGCCGACCGCCTCATGAGAGGTATCGTGGCCATGGCCGAGCAGGAGGACTGGCAGCTCGTGCCGGTCTGCGGCTATGCGGCCGCCTGGCTGCGGCATCACGCCCGCCGGCGCGAGCGCAGGGGCACAAGCCAGTAGGGGCTAATCCTGTACAGCGGCGTGAATGGACTGGCAGTGCTTCACGAGATGGGGCTGGGTGAGCAGGAAGCGCTTCAGCGGCGTGTCGATGTCATAGAAATACACGTTGGCGATGAAACCATAGAGCGCCGCATCGATGCTTCGGGCCTTCGGGCCGAAGAAGAAGCCGGTCTGCGGCAACAGTCGCGCCAGCACCTGCAGGTCCGCCAGGCCCTTTTCATAGACCGCCGGCGGGTCGTAGCGGCCGATGCCCTGATAGTGATAACGCTGAAAATTGTACTGCTGCGCCGCTTCGAGCGCTTCCGGGGTGATCTCCGCATGGGTCCGTAATAGGGCATCCCTGAACAGCGGCCAGAAGGCCGGGTCCTTCCAGCGGGAATAGGACATCACCCAATAGAGATTATCGAGCGTGCGATTAACCAGCAGCCCCATATCCCGTTGCTGCTGCGTAAGCCCGTGATCGATGTCCAGCCCATGGCGAGTGGTCAGATGGGCGATGATGGCGTCGCTGTCGCCGATGGTCTCGCCATCATCCACAATGAAGGGCAGCTGTCCGCGAGGCGCCTTGCGCGTGTCCATCACGTGCTCGTGCCGGAACGGCAGCCGGCACAGTTTCAGGAAGGCAAAGATCTTGAGCCCAAAAGGATTGTTGTCGGCGACCCCGAACAGGCCGGGATAGGAATAGAGGGTCAGCATCTCAGCCCCTTCGCACTGCCATGGACGACCATCCACCTCTGTGATAGCGCAAAATTGCCCGACCGTGTCGCCAGAACCTGGAGAGGTTCCCAATGAAAATACCGGAGACGCCGTTTACCATCGCGAACTGGGCCGAGCTGCCGGCAGCGGTCTATCCCGGCGAGACGGGGCAGGCCGAGTGGCGGGAGATCAATGTCGGTGACCTTAGGATCAGGCAGGTAGATTACTCACCAGACTATGTCGCCGATCACTGGTGCGACCGCGGCCACGTTCTCTACGTGCTGAGCGGCGAACTCGTCGTGGAGCTGAAGGACGGCCGCTCGTTCACGCTTCTGCCGGGCACCAGCTTCCACGTGTCGGATTATGGCGACGCGCCCCACCGGGCCTGTTCCCGGCAGGGCGCGCAGGTGTTCATCGTCGATTGAGTAGGTTATCGCCTGGGCACATCTCCTGCGCGTTCGCGCTCCTTCAAGGCAAAGCCGATGAGGTCGAGGATGATACGGGCAGCCACCTGGCCCGTGAGGCCAGAGGTGTCGTAGCAGGGCGCCACTTCGACAAGGTCGAAGCCGATCACCTTGCCCTTCTTGGCGATGCCTTCGAGCAGCGCATTCACCTCGTCATAATAGAGGCCGCCGGGCGATGGCGTTCCCGTGCCCCAGGCGATCGACGGGTCAATGCCGTCGATATCGATGGTCACATAGTACTTGTCGCATTGGGGAATGCGGTTGACGGTTTCCTCGATGCCGACGGCGCGCATTTCCTTCGGGCTCATGATCACGCTGCCATAAGCGCGCGCCGCATCGAAATCCACACGCCCGCTCGACCCGATGCCGCGGATACCGAGCTGCGCCATGCCGGTGACATGATCCATTTCAGAGGCACGCCGCATGGGGCTGCCATGGCCGAAGCGCTGGCCGGCCCGTTCGTCGACGAAATCGAGATGCGCATCGATCTGGATGATGCCGAAGGGGCCGTGATCGGCCAAGCCCTGCAGGATCGGAATGGTCACCGCGTGATCACCGCCGATGCCCACCACCATGCCGCCGCGATCGGCAATGGCCTTCACCGCCTCGCGGGTGTTCTCGAAACAAGCCTGCAGGTCGCCATGCACCATGTCCACGTCACCGCAATCGACGATGCGCCATGGCGGACCGAGATAGACATCGTCCCGCTCCGGGTCGTAGGAGCCGGCAAGACCGAAGGAATAGATCGAGGATGAATCGCGCACGCCGCGAGGGCCCATCTTGGCGCCCGAGCGATACTGGGTGGTCATGTCGAACGGGATGCCGAGGATGCCCACATCGGCATCGAAGCTCGAAAGATCGGTAACGATGGGGAACTTCCCGAAGGATGTAATGCCCGTATAGGGCAGGTTGAGTTTCGGCCTAGCCATTGTAGAGGGTCCTCCCTGGTTGGATCAGTGAATGGTCGCGATCTGCTCGCGACCGCGTTCGAGACGGCGGAATGTGCTGGTTCGGCGTTCAATGAGGTCGAGAGCTGCGGCAACGGCTGCCGTGAGGGCCCAATAGAGAAG
This genomic stretch from Rhodoligotrophos defluvii harbors:
- a CDS encoding glutathione S-transferase family protein yields the protein MLTLYSYPGLFGVADNNPFGLKIFAFLKLCRLPFRHEHVMDTRKAPRGQLPFIVDDGETIGDSDAIIAHLTTRHGLDIDHGLTQQQRDMGLLVNRTLDNLYWVMSYSRWKDPAFWPLFRDALLRTHAEITPEALEAAQQYNFQRYHYQGIGRYDPPAVYEKGLADLQVLARLLPQTGFFFGPKARSIDAALYGFIANVYFYDIDTPLKRFLLTQPHLVKHCQSIHAAVQD
- a CDS encoding DHCW motif cupin fold protein, whose product is MKIPETPFTIANWAELPAAVYPGETGQAEWREINVGDLRIRQVDYSPDYVADHWCDRGHVLYVLSGELVVELKDGRSFTLLPGTSFHVSDYGDAPHRACSRQGAQVFIVD
- the speB gene encoding agmatinase, encoding MARPKLNLPYTGITSFGKFPIVTDLSSFDADVGILGIPFDMTTQYRSGAKMGPRGVRDSSSIYSFGLAGSYDPERDDVYLGPPWRIVDCGDVDMVHGDLQACFENTREAVKAIADRGGMVVGIGGDHAVTIPILQGLADHGPFGIIQIDAHLDFVDERAGQRFGHGSPMRRASEMDHVTGMAQLGIRGIGSSGRVDFDAARAYGSVIMSPKEMRAVGIEETVNRIPQCDKYYVTIDIDGIDPSIAWGTGTPSPGGLYYDEVNALLEGIAKKGKVIGFDLVEVAPCYDTSGLTGQVAARIILDLIGFALKERERAGDVPRR
- a CDS encoding GNAT family N-acetyltransferase: MSGEVRDNPDRSRFELEVDGQIVRADYRRHGSSVIITHVEAPPSLRGTGAADRLMRGIVAMAEQEDWQLVPVCGYAAAWLRHHARRRERRGTSQ
- a CDS encoding serine hydrolase, whose product is MLRDFTGRSTRPSLARITAIVLFGLSLPWAPTPGHADSSPAQTSGVEIPPGQIEKAIGRLDELAADMMKRSGVPGMAVAVVQGDKTVYAKGFGVRKAGEAAPVDADTVFQIASLSKPLTGSVVAHQVGAGIVKWDTPVIAHLPWFRLSDPWITDHVTIGDMFSHRSGLPDHAGDDLEDLGHGRRHVLEQLRLLPLHGFRQIYNYTNFGMTAAAEAVAQASGKPWEILAEEVLYEPLDMASTSSRFADFEKQANRAIGHVKVGNDYEPKYQRLPDEQSPAGGVSSSVRDLARWMTMILQNGRFEGREIVPEAALLPALTAQMIAAPSATVDARPGFYGYGMGVGVSPSGRMILSHSGAFALGASTYVAMIPSADIAIVVLTNASPSGAAEALGASFADLVEFGKITRDWFPAYAARLASVTAPVGTLIGKSPPADQKPAAPLASYAGAYGNDYFGNAVIAVVGNELELMIGKAPTKYRLTHWNGDVFAFHPSSENQPDGSVAALTFERNAGGTATAFTIDYLDENGLGQFVRR
- a CDS encoding cupin domain-containing protein, which encodes MATPSKPTCRIVRPTHTYDGKQGLSYFQGIAAETVGSSGICMHLLTMPPGGRAKAHLHENHETAIYVLSGEVHTWFGDELEQHVVVKAGDLFYIPAGMPHLPANLSDEPASAVIARTDPNEQESVVLLPHLDGRVPT